The nucleotide window CGCTCGGAAttgctttgttttccattttctgtatGCATTCCCCGTGTTCACTGTGTCTGCCACACGAGGTGCTCTGCCTGTCCCAAGTTCGTCCTTCTCACCAGACCTTTCTGCTGGAGCCTCCCATCCTGTGGCTCTTGTCTGGCCCTGTGGTTGGGGCACTGTCTCTGCTCATCTTTGGGGCAGGACCCTGATTCTTGTGTTGTAAACATCCTTTCTTGACAACTTGCATTACTGGAGTCTTTCCTGCAGTAGCTCCCTGAAACACAGTACAGGGGAAGGTAGATTTCTTAGAACGCTCTATGTCTGAAAACGTGCTTGCTCTGGTCTCACGATTATTGAACACTttggctgggtatagaattccagcttgaaaataattttccctcagcATGTGGAAGGTGCTGTTGCGTTGTCTCCCAGCTTCCCTGTTGGCCCTGGAGAGATCTGCTGCTGTTAGCATTCCTCACCCTTGATGCATgtgctcttctttcctttcctgtgtaGCCGCTTTGGGGCTGCTGTCTTTGAACCTGAAGTTTCATGTTTTGTGGCCATGTGCTTGGGCATGGGTGATTCATTCATTGTGCCTGCACATGTTTTGTAAGGTCAGAATGGCTGTGGTTTTTCACTGAGCTACAGTCACCTGACCAGTAGATACAGAGAATTCTGTTATTATGAAATACAGCATTTGCGTTCAGGAATAAGCATAAGTGTTTGTCCATTCCTTAACAAGCAGCACCTTGCAGACTTCTCCCGAGATGGAGCAGTGGGGCCTCTGGTACCTGGGGCCCTGTGTAACCCGAGTGTGCCGTCCCTCCCCCAAGGGGCTCCCACCCTCAGTTTCCTCTGCAGCACATTTTCTTACCTCCCTAAACCAGAGTTCACGGTTGTATGTGTCCGTCCTTAATATGGATGGAGTCTCCCTGTGTGTCATCCTTCATGTCTTGCTTTTGTGGCTTATTGCTGCCTTCTGTGGGAAGAATCCCCGTGGCTGTGTGCCGCTGACTTGCTGTGTGAACGGACCACAGCGTCTCGGTCTGTTTTACTGTGGATTGCACATTGAGCTTGTTTCCTTTTGTCTGCACTGATGAATGTTTTCCTGTATGTGTCTTAAATCTGGGGGCTGTGTATTGAAGAGTAGAATGCCAGGTTGTAGCCAAGGTGAGCACATGATTTGCTATTCCAACAGGGGCTGTTGGGAATCCGAGAGATCGGAATGCGTCCTTTCTGAGAGGGCGGTGGCACACCATCCCGTCCTGGGTGTGCTGCCCGGACTGTGGTGTCCACATGGCCCCTAGTGTCGGGCTGTCCACTGAAGGCTGTGCCTGCTACGCTCCCACCAGCGTTCAGCCAGCCACTGCTTTGCTgcaacttggcttttttttttttttttttaagattttattatttgacagagagagagtgcacacaagcaggggcagcgggagagggagaacaggcttcccgatgtgggactcgatcccaggactctgagatcgtgatctgagctgaaggcagacgctccacGCACTGAGCCACCGGGCACCCTGCAGCTCGGCCTTGTTCAGCTTTACTTGCTAGTGTAGAATCTCATGTAGGGACTAGTTTTCCCCCCATTTCTGTGTCAGATAAGAAAGCCGAGATTGACATCCTGGCCGCAGAGTACATATCCACAGTGAAGACCCTTTCTCCGGACCAGCGTGTGGAGCACCTGCAGAAGATCCAGAGCGCCTACAGCAAGTGCAAGGAGTACAGTGATGATAAGGTGCAGCTGGCCATGCAGACCTACGAGATGGtgaggaggcagggcaggggtggggtgaggggatggggctTCTCCCTGTCACGCGGGAAGGGGCCCAGGGCTCAGAGGCTGTGTGTGCCAGGTGGGCTCAGGCTTTGACGGGGAGATGCTTCTGGAGGAAACAAGTACTGGGGTGTCCTTCTGCAGGGACTGTCGTCCTGCAGTCTGGTTTCTGTGCCCTCTGTGATTGTGCGTTTGGATGCTTTAGTGActcttaagtttcttttttttttaaagattatatttatttatttgacatggagagagggaaatcacaagtaggcagagagaggggggaagcaggctctctgctgaacaaagaacccgatgtgggactcgatcccaggaccctgagaccacctgagctgaaggcagaggcttaacccactgagccacccaggcgcctgactCTTAagtttctgtatgtgtttttaatGCTGCTTTTTGTCAGCTCTAGGTCAAGTACTAGAATTTGTCGTGTCTAGTTTTCTCTCAAGTAGCTTTGTGTGGGGCTCCCGTGGGGCACAAGCAGTTGTCCTGTGATGCACATCAGGTTGTGTAGAGAAGGAAGGCCTGCATGCTGTCCCCTGACTCCATTCCTTGTCCCCTGAGAAAAAacgggaattttttttaaaaacctgagttAAGTTGTAGCCGAGAAAGAATACTCAAAAAGGAGAACGTAATGCTTATATTTGGGGTTGTGATGCCCCAAAGcgctgaatcttttttttttttttaattaatttatttatttgagcgcaAGCACGTGCGCACGGATGAGGGGATGAAGgttgcagggagaggcagagggagagggaggacctaCAGCAGACTCCTTCCTAAGCCTGACAGCACCGGGCTtgatccaagaccctgagatcatgacctgaggcgaaatcaagggttggatgcttaaccaactgagctcccaggtgcccctgccaagCGCTGGATCTCTACAGTAAGCAGCCTGCTTTTTAGGAGTTAGGTTTCAGCAGTTATCAGACACATTCAGGTTTTCTGAGTCATAATAAGGTTTGAGATTGGAGCTTGTTTCCCAACAAGGATGGGTTGACAGTGACGCTTGGTGTGGTTTAACGGGTTCATTGCTGTGAGCCCACTGAGTGAAGGGACGCCTTGTGCTGCATCCTCGTGAAGTCCTGGCAGTCTCCCTGGAGCCCGCCTTTGTTGGGCGGTGTGGTCACTGTTATATTCCCATGCTTCGACCattgccttctctttcttctttcttctacctTGTCCTAAATACAGTGTTAGAGGGCTTTTCTGTGAGAACCTGTATGTTCTTCAGATTTTTGAACTTGGGTTAAGTTAGGGTTCAGTATTATATGTCCTCATCCCCATTCCATTGCATTTCCCAGCTCCTTTTCTCATTATTGCCTCCCTTCATGGTTTTCCTGAGTAGGATTTCTTCTGTGGAGCTGTCAAAACGTGGGGACAAAGACCCTTCATAAACTGAGATAGTGGACCTTGTTTTAGGAGCTTTCTTCGTTGAAAACCCAAGTAAAGGGCAAGAAAgttcttcctggttggtttccAGTGTATTTGGGATTCCTGAGGTgttctactttcatttttaagtaagacTTGTGAGCATCCTTCTCGGTAGGTGGATAAACACATCCGAAGGCTCGATGCAGACCTGGCACGCTTCGAAGCGGATCTGAAGGACAAGATGGAGGGCAGTGACTTTGAAGGCTCCGGAGGACGAGGGTTAAAAAGCAAGTCTgttaagttttctttattttgttaccGTTATCTATGGAGTTTTGTAGAGTTTTGGTGATAAATATGTCAGGAACATTATGGGAAATATATTTGAGTACTCCTGTGTCCTGCTTTCATGAATTTCTTGAGGGTAATTGGGGTTTTATTGTCTTTCAGAAGGTCGgggtcagaaagaaaaaagaggctcCCGGGGTCGTGGCAGGAGGACCTCAGAAGAAGATActccaaagaaaaagaagcataaaGGAGGGTGAGAGGCTCTTttccttgtctctttctctccaaagatTATTTAGCATTAGTATTTCCTTAGCATCTAGAAACACCAATGGCAGCTAACAGCGAGGACGTGCTTCCTGCATGCCCGCGGTGGGTGTAGTTCTGCATGCTTTCCGTGGGctggctccggctccggctctggctccggctccggctctgGCTCCGGCTCCAGCTGTGCTCGGCAGCCCATCGGGGTTCCCAGGGAGCACGACCAGCCCTAGGGTTCACAGCTCCTGCGCGGGGGAGCTGGGTTTGTGCCGGGCGGTCCGACTCCACAACCCACGCTCTTAGCCACTGTGTGTCCTGCCTCTCGAGAGACACTATATTTATTGACAGTTCAGGCTAAGCCATGCTTTCGCAGCTAAATATATAGCTGTCCAttgttttatgtataaatatatattttggatatatttgtTATTAAGTTGCATGActgcatttattaaatatatgtatcatTTACCTTGAACttcagaatatttcatttaaaGCTTTCTCCCACCTGCTCCCTGCAACCCCCAAACTACTGTGTTGCTTCACAGAAGTGATTTTTAGAGTACAGAGAAAACAGTAAAGCATCCGATGATTTCCGTGGAGGTGGTTTTCACAGTTAGGGGGAGATCTCAGAGAGTCTGTTCTTGACCAGAAAAAGGGAGAAGTTTTGGTTCTTAAGCCTGGTGtttaaacttttaagaaaaaCTCCAGATACCATCTTGCAGTATACAAATGCAGAACAAACATGTAGTTTAATGAACTCCTCCGAGGCACATCCTTGTCACTGACTACTGCCAGAAGCACTTTTATGTACCCTGTTGAAATCATaacctcctccctctgccccaagtGAACATGACCCAGACTTGTGCCATTTTTATGCCCATTCTTTGTAGTTTTGTCCCCAACATGTGCATTCCTGGACACTGTAGTTTaatcttgctctcttttttttaacctttaagtTAACTTTATTAAggaataatttatatacaataaaatattcttattttaagtatatagtttAGTGCTGTATTCAGTTTCTTTAAAGTTATGGAACTATTGagcctttctatttcttcttgagttagTTTTGGTAATGtctgtctttcaaggaattggttgTTTCATGAGTCATCAGATTCATTCACATCAAATTGTTAATAATGTCACACAATCGTCTTTCTGTTGTAGGATCTGTAGTGATGATTCCTCTTTCAGACCTGATGTTGATAATTTATGTCTTCTCTCATTTTGTCTTGATCTTCACAGAGAATTAGATTTTGGCTTCATTGGTTTCTATGTTTTCtctattgtttgttttgtatttcattgatttctgctcatattttttttggagggggggcagaggcagagggagagagagagaatcttgggctccatgcccagcacagagcctgatgcagggctcagtcttatgaccctgagatcatgacctgagcccaaatcaagaatcagatgcttaacctactgaggttaaggtgcccctatttctgctcatatttttattttttcttcccactaCTTGGAtttacttggctttttttttcccagcatttGAAGGTGGAAGTAGCTTAGATCAGTGATTTTCGTACTTTCCGTCTTTTCTAACATAAgtatttaaagctataaattttctTCTAGTTACTATTTTAGCATATCCCACATATTTGGATatgctgtatttttgtttttattccattcaaaatattttaagatttcctttgtgatttttctttgacTCATAACTTATGTAGAAGCATGTTCTCAGCTTACCAATAATTTGGGATTTTCCAGGTAGCTTtctgatctcattttttaaattaattctgcTATGATCAGAGAATATCATAAATAGAAATTATCAGAAATTAAGAGTTGTGTTATGGTTTATGGTCCTGTCTTCCTGTATATTTCTTATACCTTAGAAAAGAATGTCATGTTGTACTGTTTTGGGTGGAGAGTAGACGTCAATCAGAAAGCTTGGTTGGTAGTGTTGTTGGTCTTCTGTATCCTTACTGATACTCATTTATTCGATTGATAAATTGCTAAGGGAAGAATGTTGAAATCTCCCAACTCTAGCtatggatttgtctgtttctcctttctgtctgtcAGTTTTGCTTCACATTTTAAAGCTCTGTTACTTGTTGTTACCTTCGCATTTAGGTTTTTCTAAAAATAGCTGACTCCTTCATTGTTACAAAATGtctcccttttttatttcttgtactATTCTTTGTTTTGAAGTCTACTTCGTCTGATATTATGATGATCACTCCAGTTGTCTTATGATGAGTTTTGGCATGGTGGagctttactctttttctttcttttttttttttaaagatttttttgtgagagagagagagagagagagcgcaagcgcgcgtgcacgcacaagcaggcagaggcagagagagaagcaggctccctgctgagccaggagcccgctgcgggactcagtcccagaaccctggtatcatgacctgagccacccaggcatcctttacTTTCAacgtatttttgtttttgtatttagaGTGGGTTTCTTGAAGTCAGCAaagttgggtcttgcttttttttatcTAGTCTGAAAATCTCTGCCTCTTTTTTACTGCAATATTTAGAGTCTCAGATTTAACACAATTCCTGATATGACTGGATATAAATTTACCCTCTTGCTGTTAGTTGTCTCTGCCATTTCTTATTTTAGTGTCTTTTAGATTAAtcaggtgggttttttttttttttaagattttatttacttatttgacagacagagatcacaagtaggctgagaggcaggcagagaaagaggaggaagcaggctccctgctgagcagagagccggatcccaggaccctgggatcatgaccccagccgaaggcagaggctttaacccactgagccacccagacgcccctaatcaagtattttttttagtgttttttttcccatggaCTGTTCTAGTATGTACACCCTGTTCATTAAGTGAACTTCCAATGATATTACGCTATTTCATATTTAGTGTAAGGTCCAACCCAAGTATTTTTTCCTCCTGTCCTTTGTGCTTTTGTCAAAAGTTTTACTTCTATGCATGATATAAGCCTCAAaacatgttattattattttaggtcTAAACCATTAATTATATTAAACAGATTTTCAAACGTTTATTGTCACTCCACGCACATACCATTTCCACTGCTTTTGTTTCATTATGTAGACGCAGATTTTCCTCTGGTGTCATCTCTCTCCTGCCTAAAGAACTTACTTTAACATTGTTTTATAGTGCAGGGCTGTTGATGATGAATGtcctcaaatttttttctctgaaaatgtctattttatctccttttttggAGGATATTATTGATGGATATAGAGTTTTAGATTGACTTTTTTCTTCTAGCGCTTAAGATGTCCCATTGTCTTTCATCTTGAATTGATTCTGATGAGAAATTAgtgataatttttatatttgattttttatatgtaagtggctttatttatttttgctgcttCTAAGATTTCCAatcagtaatttaatttttaataacttaattATGATTTGTTCTGGcatgggtttttttgtgtgtattctgTTTGGAGCTCATTGAGCTTCTTGGAACTGCTGGTTTATATTTTGtatcaaatttggaaatttttcagacattcattcttttttttttttttttttttttttttttttttttttttttttttaaagtttttttttatttatttatttgacagagagagaccacaagcagacagagaggcaggcagagagagagagagggaagcaggctcgctgccgagcagagagcccgatgtgggactcgatcccaggaccctgagatcatgacctgagccgaaggcagcggcttaacccactgagccacccaggcgcccagacattcattcttaaaatagttttttctgctctccttttgtctttttattggacTCACATTACATGTACATTAGCTtgatattttctcacagttcacTGAGGCTCTGCTTATTTTTTTGgacagtgtttttctttctatgtgtctgtttggaTAGTTTCTATTACTTTATCTTCAAGTCTTTTCTTCTTTGAAGTCTAATTTAATCTTAGTTTCCTTTAGTGAATCTTCCACTTAAGAGATTCTCTTGTAAAGaagttctatttatttctatttcatactttctgtttttcttattacatttatatttttctttatgtttttgaaCACAAGTATGTATAATAGCTTTTTGAAAGATCTTTTCTGAATCTATTTgttatttccaaatatattttcttctttttaaagaccaGTTTTTTAAGGTATGATGGACATACGGAAAGCTTTACATATTTAACTTACACAATTTGAATAGTCCCACAGGTCTGTTTATTGACTGGTTTTTCTCATGGTTGAAgcatttttctacttcttcacaTGTCTAGTGATTTTTCATGGGATGTTAATGTGAATATTATGTTGTTGAGTGTCTGCATCTTGTTGTCTTCGGTTCATggatattgaattatttttttttattttctaatttttgttcaGTGGTTTAATCACCTATGGATCAACTTGATCCTTCATGGctctgggtggtttttttttttgtttgtttgtttgttttaagattttttatctatttgagagagagagagagcacgcgggCATGCAAGCATGGGCgaagagctgagggagagggagaagtaggctccctgctgagcaggggacctgaagcagggcttgatcctgggatgctgggatcacgacctgagctgaaggcagatgattcactaactgagccacccaggcgccctcgcaGGCTCATTTTTaacctttgtaaaaaaaaaatccttttcttagagggccagatagtaaatattctaGGCTTGCAGGACGTATTGTCTTTGTTGTGACCACTCACTTCTGCTGTTTTATATCAAAACCATCCACAAAAAGTACGTAGCTGGGTGATGTGGCTGTGTTTCCATCAGACCTTATTTACAGAGATAGCCAGCCAGGTGCAGGCTGCACTTTGCCAACCTCCAGGTGAGGGTAGCCTGGTTGCTGGGGTTGCTGATGTCATCCTCCTGAGGTATGGCCCTTCTGGTTGTCTTCTGAATGCCTTTGACTGTAGTGTGGCCTCTCCCGGCAGGCTGGCTGGAGCTGTAGCACCACCAAGCCTCCATTGCTTAGCTCACAGTGCACCCGTGTTTTCTGCCTAGGCTCATGGATTCTCACCCTGGGCACAGCTTAGTTTTTTGTGAAAAAAAACTCAAAGAGATCCCTTTGCAGATTTCTGGAGCACATTCTCTTTACCCTCGTCCTTTACAGGACCTCACCAGCAGATTCCAGCAGCCTTAACCTGGAAATTTGGGGTCTTCCTCCGCTTGACACACCGTGCTGTGTTTGGTTCTCCTGTTGGCAGGCTGGGCGTGGAAGTGCTTCCAGCAGGGCTTACCTTGTTTGTTTACCTTCACCTGGGGTTGCAGTCCTCAGCTGCCTTTTGTCAGTGTCTGGAAACAGCTGTGTGACGTGGTCTGTCCTGTTTTCTAGCTGTTCACAGTAGCATGCAAGTTCAGTGCCTATTGCTAGGTCCTGTTGGGAAGTGTAAGCTTTGTTATTTTCTTGTGTCGCTAAGCCCTGTAAGTCTCTTTCACTTGGGCgtttgtctccttccctttctttcttcacagTTTTCCTTTCGAAGAACCTGGACTCTTGACTCTTGGCATTTCCCAGGGTTTTGATGTTGCTGACAAGACATGAAACCCCAAGAGCATATCTTCACTAAACATGAAGACAATGCTTCTCCTCATTTGCTCAGGggatttgtttgaattttttttttttttttaagattttatttatttatttgacagagagagatcacaagtagacagagaggtagacagagagagagagagaagcaggctccctgctgagcagagagcctgatgtggggcttgatcccaggaccctgagatcgtgacctga belongs to Meles meles chromosome 9, mMelMel3.1 paternal haplotype, whole genome shotgun sequence and includes:
- the ING5 gene encoding inhibitor of growth protein 5 isoform X2, which codes for MATAMYLEHYLDSIENLPCELQRNFQLMRELDQRTEDKKAEIDILAAEYISTVKTLSPDQRVEHLQKIQSAYSKCKEYSDDKVQLAMQTYEMVDKHIRRLDADLARFEADLKDKMEGSDFEGSGGRGLKSRGQKEKRGSRGRGRRTSEEDTPKKKKHKGGSEFTDTILSVHPSDVLDMPVDPNEPTYCLCHQVSYGEMIGCDNPDCPIEWFHFACVDLTTKPKGKWFCPRCVQERRKKK
- the ING5 gene encoding inhibitor of growth protein 5 isoform X1, whose product is MATAMYLEHYLDSIENLPCELQRNFQLMRELDQRTEDKKAEIDILAAEYISTVKTLSPDQRVEHLQKIQSAYSKCKEYSDDKVQLAMQTYEMVDKHIRRLDADLARFEADLKDKMEGSDFEGSGGRGLKKGRGQKEKRGSRGRGRRTSEEDTPKKKKHKGGSEFTDTILSVHPSDVLDMPVDPNEPTYCLCHQVSYGEMIGCDNPDCPIEWFHFACVDLTTKPKGKWFCPRCVQERRKKK
- the ING5 gene encoding inhibitor of growth protein 5 isoform X3, coding for MRELDQRTEDKKAEIDILAAEYISTVKTLSPDQRVEHLQKIQSAYSKCKEYSDDKVQLAMQTYEMVDKHIRRLDADLARFEADLKDKMEGSDFEGSGGRGLKKGRGQKEKRGSRGRGRRTSEEDTPKKKKHKGGSEFTDTILSVHPSDVLDMPVDPNEPTYCLCHQVSYGEMIGCDNPDCPIEWFHFACVDLTTKPKGKWFCPRCVQERRKKK